From the genome of Pseudomonas migulae:
TCATGGCACAGGAGCGTTACGCTCAGGTCAGCCAGATCGTCCAGCACGACAACGGCGACTTGCAATGTTTTGGCAGCACCCGCGACCCCATGCAATGCATGACCCTGAAGGTCCACAGCAACGGACGCCCGGACATTCACTGCAACGGCGGCCATCCGCAATTGCTGGAAATTGGCCACAGCGGCTGCCAGTGGACCGCCGCGCAGGTCCTTGCGAACGGCAGCGTGCTAACCGTTGGCGCCACGATCGGAGGCGTCGAAGCCGATTTCATTCTGGCCCGGCATCTGCCCGGCGGACAGCTCGATTGCAGCTTTGGCAATGGCGTCGGCTGGGTCCGCACTCGCCTGAGTCGCGGCCCGAATACTGCGACCTCGCTGGCCGTGCAGGCCGATGGCAACATTGTCGTAGGCGGCTATTCACTGGATGGCAACTACCGGGCATTCGTCACGCGGTACCTGGGATAGGCACCCCGACATTTCCTGCGCTTGATCTTCCCTTCGGCTTACGGCAACTTGCGCGCTTCTTAATACAAGGAGCAGCCGATGTCCGGTTCAATGGCCCAGGCGTTCGCGCATAATTTTCTCGGGCATTCACCTCGCTGGTACAAGGCCAGCATTCTCGGTTTCCTGATTCTCAACGCCCTGGTGCTTTGGACCGTGGGTCCGGTAGCCGCCGGTTGGCTGCTGGTGCTGGAATTCATCTTTACCCTGGCCATGGCGCTCAAGTGTTATCCGCTGATGCCCGGCGGCCTGCTGCTGATCGAAGCGTTGCTGCTGAAGATGACCACGCCCCAGGCGCTGTATGACGAACTGATACACAACTTTCCGGTGATCCTGCTGCTGATGTTCATGGTGGCGGGTATCTACTTCATGAAGGACCTGCTGCTGTTTCTGTTTTCACGCCTGCTGCTCGGGGTGCGCTCCAAGGCGTTGCTGGCGTTGATGTTCTGCTTTCTGTCGGCGTTTCTCTCGGCGTTTCTCGACGCCTTGACCGTGACCGCCGTGATCATCAGCGCAGCCGTGGGGTTCTACTCGGTGTATCACCGTGTCGCCTCGGGCAATGATCCGCGTCAGGACAGTGAATATGGCGATGACCAACACCTCCCAACCCTCCATCACGCGGACCTCGAACAGTTCCGCGCCTTTCTGCGCAGCCTGCTGATGCACGGAGCCGTCGGCACTGCATTGGGCGGCGTGTGCACCCTGGTCGGCGAGCCACAGAACCTGCTGATCGGCCACGAAATGGGCTGGCACTTTTCTGAATTCTTTCTGAAAGTCGCCCCGGTTTCGCTGCCGGTGCTGGTGGCGGGCCTGGTGACGTGCGTGCTGCTGGAGAAATTGCGCTGGTTCGGTTACGGCACGCTTCTGCCGGACAACGTGCGTGCCGTGCTGGCCAACTATGCCGCCGAAGACGACGCCGAACGCACCTCGCGCCAACGCGCGGCGTTGATTGTTCAAGGGCTGGCGGCGTTGATTCTGATTGGCTGCCTGGCCTTCCACGTGGCGGAAGTGGGCCTGATCGGCCTGATGGTGATCGTGCTGATTACCGCCTTCACCGGCATCACCGACGAGCACCGCCTCGGCACTGCGTTCAAGGATGCCATGCCGTTTACGGCGCTGTTGGTGGTGTTTTTCGCAGTGGTAGCGGTGATTCACGATCAGCAGTTGTTCACGCCGCTGATCCAGTGGGTGCTGGCGCTGCCGGCAGATCAGCAACCGGGCATGCTGTTTATTGCCAACGGTTTGCTGTCGGCCATCAGCGACAACGTGTTCGTCGCGACCATCTACATCACCGAAGTGAAACAGGCCTTCATCTCCGGCCACATGAGCCGTGAACATTTCGAGACCCTGGCGATCGCGATCAACACCGGCACCAACCTGCCGAGCGTAGCGACGCCCAATGGTCAGGCGGCGTTTCTGTTTCTGCTGACGTCGGCGATTGCACCGCTGATTCGCCTGTCGTATGGGCGGATGGTGTGGATGGCGTTGCCGTATACGGTAGTGATGGGTGTTCTTGGGTGGTATGCGGTGAGTTACTGGTTGTAAACACGGTCAAATGTGGGAGCGGGCTTGCTCGCGAAAGCGGTGTGTCATTCAACATTAAGTTGTCTGATACACCGCTTTCGCGAGCAAGCCCGCTCCCACATTTGTTTTGTGTCGCTAGTGAGGGAGGATGTACCGCTCAATCGCCTGCGCCGCACCGTCTTCGGTATTGGCCCCGGTCACCACGTCAGCCTGACGCTTCACCGCCTCTTCCGCCTGCCCCATGGCGATCGACAAGCCCGCGCGGTGAAACATGGCGGGGTCATTGCCGCCATCGCCCATGGCCGCCGTCTGCTCGAGCGGCACACCGAGGAACTCGGCCAGCGTCGCCAGCGCATCGCCCTTGTTGGCTTGCATCGCGGTCACGTCGAGGTAAATCGGCTGTGAGCGCGACACCTGTGCCTGGCCCTCGACCCTGGGCAGCAACTGCGCCTCCAGCTCAATCAATAACTGCGTGTTGTTGCTCGCCGCGACGATCTTGTCGATGTGTTCCAGATACGGCTCAAAACTGTCCACCACCACCGGCGGATACCCCAGGCCATGCTGCTCCCGCGGCACCATCGGCCCGGTCGGGTCTTTCACCAGCCAGTCGCCGCCGCTGAACACCCACACCTCGATGTCCGGCAGATCGGCAAACAGCGCCAACGTGGTCAGTGCGGCCGTGGCCGGCAAGTAATGCGCGACCAGCAGACTGCCATCAGGATGGACGATCGTGCCGCCGTTGAAGGCCGCCGTCGGTAGATCGACGCCCAAGGCTTCGATCTGCTGCAACATGGCTTTCGGTGGCCGGCCAGTGGCAAGGCTGAACAACACGCCCGCCTCGCGCAACGAACGGACGGCTTCGATGGTGCGCTGGCTGAGGCTGTGGTCCGGCAATAACAACGTGCCGTCCATGTCACTGAGCAGAAAACGGATGGTGTGTGGCGTGATCTCACTCATCCGAGGCCATGCCACACGCGACCGTCGCGAGTCAGCAGGTCTTCCGCCGCCGGCGGTCCGTCTTCACCGGCCGCGTAAGTCTGCACACTCGCGTCCTGCTGCCAGGCATCGAGGAAGGGTTGTACCGCGCGCCAGCCGTTTTCGATGTTGTCAGCACGCTGGAACAGCGTTTGATCGCCGGTCAGGCAATCGTAGATCAGGGTTTCGTAGCCGGTGGACGGCTGCATTTCAAAGAAATCCTTGTAGGCAAACCCCAGTTCGATATTGGCCATTTTCAACGCCGGGCCTGGCCGTTTGGCCAGAAGATCGAACCACATGCCTTCATTGGGCTGAATCTGGATCCGCAGATAGGTCGGTTGCAGCTCATCGACCTCGGTATCACGGAACTGCGCGTAAGGCGCCGGTTTGAAGCAGATGACGATCTCGGTGTCGCGCACGCTCATGCGCTTGCCGGTACGCAGGTAGAACGGCACGCCGACCCAGCGCCAGTTGTCGATCATGACTTTGAGCGCCACATAGGTTTCGGTCGTGCTGTCGGGCGATACGTTGGTTTCCTGGCGGTAACCCGGCAACGGCTTGCCGTCGATTTCACCGGCGCTGTATTGACCGCGCACCGAATTGGCCCGTGCCTCTTCGGTGGACCAAGGGCGAATCGCCCCCACCACTTTGGCTTTCTCGCCGCGAACTGCATCGGCGCCGAAGGCAGCCGGGGGTTCCATTGCAACCATCGCCAATAGCTGGAACAGGTGATTGGGCACCATGTCCCGCAAGGCGCCAGTGTGCTCATAAAAACTGCCACGGGTTTCCACGCCGACGGTTTCCGCGGCGGTGATCTGGACGTGGTCGATGTAATGGTTGTTCCAGAAGGCTTCGAACAGGCTGTTGGAGAACCGGCTGATCAGAATGTTCTGCACGGTCTCCTTGCCCAGATAGTGATCGATCCGGTAGATCTGGTTTTCCGTCATCACCTTGAGCAAGCAAGCGTTCAAGGCTTCGGCGGTGTGCAGATCCGAGCCGAACGGTTTTTCGATCACTACCCTTCTGAAAGCTTCCGGTGACTCTTGCAGCAAACCGGCGGCGCCGAGACGACGCACCACTTCGCTGAAGAAACGTGGCGCGGTGGCCAGATAGAACACCGCGTTGCCAGTGCCGCTGGCGGCGATTTTGTCCGCCAGCGCCTGATACGTACTGTCGTCCAGGAAGTCGCCCTGGACGTAGCTGATGCCTTTGGCCAGTTTGGCCCACAACTGCGGATCAAGGGCCTGATCGCCCTTGCCCACCTTGCTCGCCACTTCAGCGCGAATGAAATCTTCGAGCTTCTGCGCAAAGGCCTCATCGGTGATTGCGTTGTGGTCAACGCCGATGATCCGCAAGCCATCGCCAAGCAGACCGTCGCGACTCAGGTTGTACAGCGCCGGCATCAGCAAGCGCTTGACCAGGTCACCGTGGGCACCGAACAGGAACAGCGTGGTCGGTGGTGCGGGTTCTGCCTTGGATTTGTTGCGGATCAATCGGGTCATTTTTTCGCAGTCTCCACATGGCCGCCGAAGCCGAAGCGCTGGGCCGAGAGAATCTTGTCGCCAAAGGTGCCCTGCCCGCGCGAACGGTAGCGGGAGAACAGCGAGTTCGACAGCACCGGCACCGGTACCGATTGTTCCATGGCCGCTTCGATGGTCCAGCGACCTTCACCGCTGTCAGCCACCGAGCCCGAGTAACCGTCGAGCTTCGGATCGCTGGCCAGCGCATCGGCGGTCAGGTCGAGCAGCCACGACGAGACCACGCTGCCACGGCGCCAGACTTCGGCGATGTCAGCGACATTCAGATCGAAGCGCTGATCTTCCGGCAGGTTGGTGCTGGCCTTGGTCTTGAGGATGTCGAAGCCTTCGGCGAAGGCCTGCATCATTCCGTATTCGATGCCGTTATGGATCATCTTCACGAAATGGCCGGAGCCTGCAGGACCGGCGTGGATGTAACCGCGCTCGGCGCGATCGTCGTCCGACTTGCGGTCCTTGGTGCGAGGGATATCACCGATGCCCGGTGCCAGGCTTTCGAACAGCGGATCGAGGCGCTTAACCACCTCGGCTTCGCCGCCGATCATCATGCAGTAACCACGCTCCAGGCCCCAGACGCCGCCGGAAGTGCCGACGTCGACGTAGTGCAGGCCTTTTTCCGACAGGGTTTTCGCCCGGCGGATGTCGTCCTTATAGAAGGTGTTGCCGCCGTCGATGATGGTATCGCCGGGTTCGAGCATGTTGCTCAGGGTGTCAATGGTGTCTTCGGTCGGTGCGCCGGCCGGCAGCATGACCCAGACCGCTCGTGGTTTGGCCAGGCCAGCGACCAGGGCCGGCAGGTCGATGACGCCTTTGGCGCCTTCGGCGGCCAGGGTATCGACGAAGGCGGTATTGCGGTCGTAAACAACGGTGGTATGCCCGTTGAGCATCAGGCGCCGCGCAATATTGCCGCCCATGCGGCCCAGTCCAATAATCCCGAGTTGCATGTGCTGATGCTCCCTACTACAAATAAAGTGTGTCAAAGGTTATAGCCCAACGCGACTCATTCGACTTAGTCCAGCGAGGAGGCATGAAGTTTCCGGGCATTGTGCCCGATCCTGACTGATAACGTCCGTAATCGTGCCAAAGACACAGCGACCGTGAAAAATAAAAAAGTTCCCTTCCAGGGCAAAAGAAATCAAAATCAGCGCCGATAGTAAATAAGCACCGATGTCGGGGCGAATTTACAGTTGAGACAGCCATTTGCGAGGTGAGCAATGGGCACAGTACAAGCAGCACGGCCAGCACAAACCCTTTACGTCACGATCCGTCGCGATGAATTGCGCCAGTTGAAAGACGAGCGCGACCAGCTGAAGCAGGAAGTCGAGCAATTGCGCCTGTTGACGCAAGGCCTCCAGGCCCAGCCGAAGCCTGTCACACTGCGTGCTCCCCACGCCTGATCTCCTCGCCTGAATCGGAAGCAGCCCTGCGCTGTTTCCGAAATGTCCTCCCGATTCGCCTGCACGCAGCTCACAAAACTTTCACACGTCCTTGTTGATACTCCGGCCCGATATGGCCGCCGGTATTCGCGCGGCGCCCGTTCGTCGGCGACTTTCATGTCCCGGCGGTGGAAAGTGATTCTGGCTGGAGCGCGCAATGGCTTTGTTTCAACGCAGCAGCAGTTCGTCTGCGAAAGGTTTTGATTGGGCAGGATTCCTCTGGTTGTTCCTGTTCTTCTGGTATTTTTCCGGCATCACCCAACTGCTGATTCAGTTGACGGGCACCTCCGGCTTCACCGGCTTCCGCCAAGCCTTTGTGATGAGCGCCATCTGGCTGGCGCCGATGCTGTTGTTCCCCCGACAAACCCGTGTAATGGCCGCGCTGATCGGCGTGGTGCTGTGGGCCTGCTCCATGGCCAGCCTGGGATACTTCTTCATCTATCAGCAGGAATTTTCCCAGAGCGTCATCTTCATCATGTTCGAATCGAACATCTCTGAAGCCGGCGAGTACATGACCCAATATTTCGCCTGGTGGATGGTGGTGGCGTTCCTCGCCCACACGTTGTTCGCGTATTTCCTGTGGACGCGGTTGCGCCCGGTGTACATGCCCCGCGGTCGCGCGCTGGTAGCGGCGACAGCGATTCTGGTGGCCGTGATCGGCTATCCGATGATCAAACAGACCCTCCGCACCGGCAGCTTCGCCGAAGGTTTCGAAAAACTTGAAACCCGCATCGAACCGGCAGTGCCATGGCAGATGGCGGTGGCCTATCACCGTTACCTCGACACCCTCGCCGGCATGCAGGACATGCTCGACAGTGCGAGCAAGATTCCACCGCTTAACAACCTCAAGGATGCGATGGCCAACCAGCCGGCAACCCTGGTGCTGGTGATCGGTGAATCCACCAACCGTCAGCGCATGAGCCTCTACGGCTACCCGCGTGAAACCACGCCGGAACTGGACAAGCTCAAGGATCAACTGGCGGTCTTCGATAACGTCATCACCCCGCGCCCCTACACCATCGAGGCATTGCAACAGGTACTGACCTTCGCCGACGAAGAAAACCCGGACCTGTACCTGTCGACCCCATCGCTGGTCAGCATGATGAAACAGGCCGGCTACAAAACCTTCTGGATCACCAACCAGCAGACCATGACCAAGCGCAACACCATGCTCACCACCTTCTCCGAGCAGGCCGATGAACAGGTGTACCTGAACAACAACCGCAACCAGAATGCCGCCCAGTACGATGGCGACGTGATCGAGCCGTTCAACAAGGCCCTGGCCGATGCGGCGCCACGCAAGTTGATCGTCGTGCATCTGCTCGGTACGCACATGAGCTACCAGTACCGCTATCCGTCGACGTTCGACAAGTTCAAGGACCGCAACGGCGTTCCCGCCGGCGTGCGTGACGATCAACTGCCGACCTACAACAGCTATGACAACGCGGTGCTGTACAACGACTTCGTGGTCTCGAGCCTGATCAAGGACTACGCCAAGTCCGATCCGAACGGTTTCCTGCTGTACCTCTCCGACCACGGCGAAGACGTTTTCGACTCTCCTGGCCACAGCACACTGGGTCGCAACGAGGCCAAGCCGACGGCGCCGATGTACACCATTCCGTTCATGGCCTGGGCTTCGCCGAAATGGCGCGAGACACATGACTGGAGCTTTGCCGAGGACCTGGGGCGGCCGTACAGCAGTTCGCACCTGATCCATACCTGGGCCGATCTGGCGGGGTTGAGTTTCGATGAACTCGATCGCAGCAAGAGCCTGGTCAGCGACAGCTTCAAACCACGTCCACTGATGATCGGCAATCCCTATGAGCGCCAGCAGAAGGCGTTGATCGACTTCAGCCTGATCAAACCGAAGGTGAAGCCGAATCCTGGGGATGTCGTGCTTCATTAAACCTTTCAGGGGCCGGTTCCGGCCCCTTTTTCTTGCTCGTCCCAAATTGGAACGGAAAGCCCCATACGCAGTTAATTCCCAATTAACAGAATCGGCAGATAATGTCCGCGTGACATTGCTTCATGGAAGAAAGGCACCCGATATCCGTTGTGGGAGGCGAACCATGAAACGTACACCCTTGATCGTTGCCGGCCTGATGACGTTCGTTTCGGCCAGTGCGTTGGCCGAAGGCGGCGCGGAACGCATGCGCTATTACTACGAGAGCCTGCGGCTTAGCCAACAGGAGAATCAGAGTCAGCAAACCGCTGAAGTCCGGGTTCCGGACGATCAGACGGCGCAAGTGACGGAGCATTACAAGCGCTAACTATTGTGGGAGCCAGGCTTGCCGGCGAAGGCGTATTTGAAATCGCCTTCGCCGGCAAGCAGTGC
Proteins encoded in this window:
- a CDS encoding DUF6026 family protein; its protein translation is MGTVQAARPAQTLYVTIRRDELRQLKDERDQLKQEVEQLRLLTQGLQAQPKPVTLRAPHA
- a CDS encoding phosphoethanolamine transferase CptA, which gives rise to MALFQRSSSSSAKGFDWAGFLWLFLFFWYFSGITQLLIQLTGTSGFTGFRQAFVMSAIWLAPMLLFPRQTRVMAALIGVVLWACSMASLGYFFIYQQEFSQSVIFIMFESNISEAGEYMTQYFAWWMVVAFLAHTLFAYFLWTRLRPVYMPRGRALVAATAILVAVIGYPMIKQTLRTGSFAEGFEKLETRIEPAVPWQMAVAYHRYLDTLAGMQDMLDSASKIPPLNNLKDAMANQPATLVLVIGESTNRQRMSLYGYPRETTPELDKLKDQLAVFDNVITPRPYTIEALQQVLTFADEENPDLYLSTPSLVSMMKQAGYKTFWITNQQTMTKRNTMLTTFSEQADEQVYLNNNRNQNAAQYDGDVIEPFNKALADAAPRKLIVVHLLGTHMSYQYRYPSTFDKFKDRNGVPAGVRDDQLPTYNSYDNAVLYNDFVVSSLIKDYAKSDPNGFLLYLSDHGEDVFDSPGHSTLGRNEAKPTAPMYTIPFMAWASPKWRETHDWSFAEDLGRPYSSSHLIHTWADLAGLSFDELDRSKSLVSDSFKPRPLMIGNPYERQQKALIDFSLIKPKVKPNPGDVVLH
- the gnd gene encoding phosphogluconate dehydrogenase (NAD(+)-dependent, decarboxylating), with translation MQLGIIGLGRMGGNIARRLMLNGHTTVVYDRNTAFVDTLAAEGAKGVIDLPALVAGLAKPRAVWVMLPAGAPTEDTIDTLSNMLEPGDTIIDGGNTFYKDDIRRAKTLSEKGLHYVDVGTSGGVWGLERGYCMMIGGEAEVVKRLDPLFESLAPGIGDIPRTKDRKSDDDRAERGYIHAGPAGSGHFVKMIHNGIEYGMMQAFAEGFDILKTKASTNLPEDQRFDLNVADIAEVWRRGSVVSSWLLDLTADALASDPKLDGYSGSVADSGEGRWTIEAAMEQSVPVPVLSNSLFSRYRSRGQGTFGDKILSAQRFGFGGHVETAKK
- the zwf gene encoding glucose-6-phosphate dehydrogenase; the protein is MTRLIRNKSKAEPAPPTTLFLFGAHGDLVKRLLMPALYNLSRDGLLGDGLRIIGVDHNAITDEAFAQKLEDFIRAEVASKVGKGDQALDPQLWAKLAKGISYVQGDFLDDSTYQALADKIAASGTGNAVFYLATAPRFFSEVVRRLGAAGLLQESPEAFRRVVIEKPFGSDLHTAEALNACLLKVMTENQIYRIDHYLGKETVQNILISRFSNSLFEAFWNNHYIDHVQITAAETVGVETRGSFYEHTGALRDMVPNHLFQLLAMVAMEPPAAFGADAVRGEKAKVVGAIRPWSTEEARANSVRGQYSAGEIDGKPLPGYRQETNVSPDSTTETYVALKVMIDNWRWVGVPFYLRTGKRMSVRDTEIVICFKPAPYAQFRDTEVDELQPTYLRIQIQPNEGMWFDLLAKRPGPALKMANIELGFAYKDFFEMQPSTGYETLIYDCLTGDQTLFQRADNIENGWRAVQPFLDAWQQDASVQTYAAGEDGPPAAEDLLTRDGRVWHGLG
- a CDS encoding HAD family hydrolase; its protein translation is MSEITPHTIRFLLSDMDGTLLLPDHSLSQRTIEAVRSLREAGVLFSLATGRPPKAMLQQIEALGVDLPTAAFNGGTIVHPDGSLLVAHYLPATAALTTLALFADLPDIEVWVFSGGDWLVKDPTGPMVPREQHGLGYPPVVVDSFEPYLEHIDKIVAASNNTQLLIELEAQLLPRVEGQAQVSRSQPIYLDVTAMQANKGDALATLAEFLGVPLEQTAAMGDGGNDPAMFHRAGLSIAMGQAEEAVKRQADVVTGANTEDGAAQAIERYILPH
- the nhaB gene encoding sodium/proton antiporter NhaB is translated as MSGSMAQAFAHNFLGHSPRWYKASILGFLILNALVLWTVGPVAAGWLLVLEFIFTLAMALKCYPLMPGGLLLIEALLLKMTTPQALYDELIHNFPVILLLMFMVAGIYFMKDLLLFLFSRLLLGVRSKALLALMFCFLSAFLSAFLDALTVTAVIISAAVGFYSVYHRVASGNDPRQDSEYGDDQHLPTLHHADLEQFRAFLRSLLMHGAVGTALGGVCTLVGEPQNLLIGHEMGWHFSEFFLKVAPVSLPVLVAGLVTCVLLEKLRWFGYGTLLPDNVRAVLANYAAEDDAERTSRQRAALIVQGLAALILIGCLAFHVAEVGLIGLMVIVLITAFTGITDEHRLGTAFKDAMPFTALLVVFFAVVAVIHDQQLFTPLIQWVLALPADQQPGMLFIANGLLSAISDNVFVATIYITEVKQAFISGHMSREHFETLAIAINTGTNLPSVATPNGQAAFLFLLTSAIAPLIRLSYGRMVWMALPYTVVMGVLGWYAVSYWL